In Nicotiana tabacum cultivar K326 chromosome 21, ASM71507v2, whole genome shotgun sequence, one DNA window encodes the following:
- the LOC107770913 gene encoding histone-lysine N-methyltransferase ATXR6-like: MAPSTSTVLRRRTVAPKPVSTALRKKYKSRKKADEDYSDSCCEKCGSGDNADKLLLCDNCDMGFHLFCLNPLLPSVPQGSWFCPSCVYTNNLNQFPLVQTKIVDFFRIQRPTNSIDKLNPDCPKKRKRSSSSLVVSKKRRRLLPFNPCEDPTRRLEQMASLAMALTTAGAEFSNELTYMSGMAARSANRAALERDGMQVLPKDDIETLHLCKKMVERGEWPPLMVVFDPKEGFTVEADRFIRDLTIITEYVGDVDYLKNRETDDGDSMMTLLTAGDPSKSLVICPDKRSNIARFINGINNHTRDGKKKQNVKCVRFDVNGESRVVLIASRDIRKGERLYYDYNGYENEYPTEHFV; encoded by the exons ATGGCTCCTTCAACATCAACCGTGTTAAGGAGAAGAACCGTAGCTCCAAAACCCGTCTCCACCGCATTGAGGAAAAAGTACAAATCAAGGAAAAAAGCAGATGAGGATTACAGCGACAGTTGCTGTGAGAAATGTGGATCAGGCGATAATGCGGATAAACTTTTGCTGTGTGACAATTGTGATATGGGATTTCACCTATTTTGCCTCAATCCCCTACTTCCGTCGGTGCCTCAAGGCTCATGGTTCTGCCCATCTTGTGTTTATACCAACAATCTCAATC AATTTCCTCTTGTTCAGACAAAAATTGTTGATTTTTTCCGGATTCAGAGACCAACAAATTCAATTGACAAGCTTAATCCAG ATTGCCCAAAGAAACGAAAGCGTAGTAGCAGTAGCTTGGTAGTGTCGAAGAAGAGGAGAAGATTGCTTCCCTTCAATCCTTGTGAGGATCCTACCAGGAGACTGGAACAAATGGCGTCTCTTGCTATGGCTTTGACAACAGCTGGAGCAGAATTCAGTAATGAGCTTACTTATATGTCAGGCATGGCTGCAAGATCAGCTAATCGTGCTGCACTTGAACGAGACGGGATGCAG GTGTTACCAAAAGATGATATAGAAACTTTGCATCTATGCAAGAAGATGGTGGAACGGGGTGAATGGCCACCTCTTATGGTTGTTTTTGATCCCAAAGAAGG ATTTACTGTGGAAGCAGACAGGTTCATAAGAGACTTGACAATTATTACAGAGTATGTTGGAGACGTTGACTATTTGAAGAATCGGGAGACTGATGATGGAGATAGCATGATGACTCTTTTAACTGCTGGTGATCCTTCAAAAAGCCTTGTCATTTGTCCTGATAAGCGCAGCAACATTGCTCGGTTCATCAATGGCATAAACAACCATACTCG GGATGGGAAGAAGAAGCAAAATGTGAAGTGTGTAAGATTTGATGTTAATGGTGAAAGTAGAGTTGTATTGATCGCAAGCAGAGATATACGGAAGGGGGAGAGGCTATATTATGATTATAATGGTTATGAAAATGAATATCCAACGGAGCACTTTGTCTGA
- the LOC142175205 gene encoding secreted RxLR effector protein 161-like encodes MQNSSPVETAISKGHTLGSQMYPKTPEETEKMSRVLYRSAVGNLMYAIVCTRPDICQLVGLVSRYQTDPGLAHWQAVKRIMRYLKGTVDYSLCYQGGKDLRLVGYSDADHGGDLDERKSTSRYVFLLSDGAISCSSKKQSCVSLSTMEAIRGSRISNTKSCLVETFLGTLVGYP; translated from the coding sequence atgcaaaatagtaGCCCAGTTGAAACTGCTATCAGTAAAGGCCATACCTTGGGAAGTCAGATGTATCCTAAGACTCCTGAAGAGACAGAAAAAATGAGCCGAGTTCTTTATAGGAGCGCAGTCGGAAATCTAATGTACGCTATagtatgtactagacctgatatttgTCAATTAGTTGGCTTGGTAAGTAGATATCAAACCGACCCAGGTTTAGCACATTGGCAAGCAGTAAAGAGGATCATGAGATATCTTAAGGGAACTGTTGATTATTCCCTTTGTTATCAAGGCGGCAAGGATCTACGATTAGTTGGATATAGTGATGCTGACCATGGAGGAGATCTAGACGAGAGGAAGTCTACCTCAAGATATGTTTTCTTACTCAGTGATGGCGCCATATCATGTAGTAGTAAGAAACAATCATGTGTATCACTATCTACAATGGAAGCCATTCGTGGCTCTCGTATCAGCAACACAAAAAGTTGTTTGGTTGAAACATTTCTTGGAACACTTGTTGGATATCCCTGA